GATTTTTGCCGGTAAAGCCGCTACTATCCAAATCGTTTCCAGCCGCATCCTCCAAACCGTCAGTTCCAGGGGTAACTGCTGTGACCTCAATACCATCGCTGTCATTGTCTCCCGCCTGGATATCGTAGGTAAATTTTGCATTTCCGCTGGCAATGCTGTCGAAGGTAGCTGTACGGGTGGTACCGCCAATATCTAACGTAACTTCTGGCGTACCTGTTCCCTGAATCAGTTCTTTAGAAGCATCGACCGTAATCGTTAAGGTGCTGCCAACCCCAAAAGCCCCAGTGCTGGGAGAAGAAATAACATCGGTAATTGTAGGAGCGATCGTATTACTGTTGATGCCAAGATTGACCGGGAAGCCGAAGGTGGTAACATCCAAATCGTTGCCGCCGGCATCTGCCAAACCGTTAGTACCGGGAGTTACAGAAGTTACTTCAATGCCATCGCTATCGTTATCTCCAGTATCGAGGGTGTAAGTAAAGACGGCATTACCACTATTGAGACTGTCAAAGCTAGCCGTACGGGTATTGCCGCCAATGTCGAGCGTCATTTTGGGGGTGCCGCTTCCCTTAGTTAAATCTTCGTTGGCATCGACTTCGATGGTGAGCGTATCGCCGCTGCCGAGAATAGAATCGGTGTTGGTAGCTGTAATATCACTAATGACAGGAGCTGTATCTGCGTTTACGCCCAAATTGGCTGGAAAGGTAAAGGTACTCGGATCGAGTTCGTTACCAACGTCGTCTTGCAATCCACCTGCCGTAACAGATTTGACCGCTATGCCATTACTATCATTGTCTCCACTTTGGATTGTGTAGGTGAACAGAGCACTATTACTACTGACAATACTATCGAAATTAGCCGTGCGATCGGTACCGCCAACATCTAAAGTGAGTTGCGGCGTGCCACTGCCTTCCGATAGAACTTCGCTAGCATCGACATTGATGCTTAACGTATCACCAACTTCCAAGGTACCGCTATTAGGCGTTGAGATGATATTGCTAATGGTAGGTGCCTCAGTATCGGCATTGACACTAATGTTTTGAGGGAGGGTAAAAGTACTTGGATCGAGCTCGTTGCCAGCAGCATCTTCCAAGCCACTAGCGGTAACAGAAGTTACTTCAATACCATCGCTGTCGTTATCCCCATCCTTGATATCATAGGTAAACACAGCATCTCCACTAGCATTGATGCTGTCAAAGATGGCGTTTCCAGTTGTACCGCTGCCGCTAAAATTTAGTTCTAAATCAGGATTGCCACTCCCCTTGTTGAGTTCTTCGTCAGCATCGACGGTTATGGTCAGGGTATCGCCGACAGCTAGGGTAGAACCAGCATCATCGGAGGTAATATTGGAAATTTCTGGGGGGTCGGTGTCAGCGTCGACACTGATATTTTGAGGAAAACCAGCAAAGGTAGCTTGGAGAGGGTTACCAGCGGCATCTGTCAAACTACCAACACTAATGCTATCTACTTCAATACCATCGCTGTCGTTATCCCCATCCTTGATATCATAGGTAAACACAGCATTTCCATTAGCATCAATATTGCTAAAGTCAGCAGTAGATGGGGTAGATGGGGTAGTATTAATATTTAAGGTAAGTGTAGACCCTGTTCCCCCACCAATTAGTTCTTCGTTAGCATCTACAGTGATGGTTAGCGTTTCGTCAGTCGATAGGGTAGAACCAGCACTATCAGATGTAATGTTAATAATTTCCGGTGCCGCAGCATCAATATTGACGCCGAGATTTTCGGGGAAGACAAAGCTACTAGCATCTAACGGATTACTATCTGCATCTTGCAAATCGTTCACTGTAATGCCAGAGACTTCTACACCGTCGCTATCATTATCTGCAGCTTGTACGGTGTATTCAAATACAGCATTACCAGCAGTAATTGTATTCGAGGTAATTGTTTCAGTTGTGCCACCAATATCGATACTCAGTTCGCCATTTGTGCCGCTAATATCTTCGTTGGCATCTACGGTAATCTCGAGCGTGTTTCCATCAACTAACGGACCACTACTGGAGGTGGTAATGTTGGTAATAACGGGAGGTGTGGAAGCAGTTACGCCAAGAGATGAGCCGCTAAAGCTACTGGTATCTAGGTCGTTGCCATTGTCGCCTTCCAAACCGTCGGTTCCAGGATTCACAGCGGCAACATTGATATTTCCTTCATCACCGTTCTTAACTGTATAAGTGAAAATGGCGTCGCTATTGCCATCAATACTAGTGAAGTTCGCCGTGCGAGTAATGCCACCTATCGCTAGCTCTAGTGTAGGCGTACCAGAGCCTTCGCTTAAATCTTCGTCAGCGTCTACCTTAATATTGATGGTATCGCCAGCGTTTAAAGGACCGGTAGCTGTCGTACTGACACTGTTAATTGTTGGTGGTGTGCCATCGGCATCCACGCCTAAAGTTTCTGGGAATGTGAAGCCACTGATGTTTAAAGGAGAACCGCTACTTGCTCCTTGCAAACCATTGACGGTAATCCCAGAGACTTGAATGCCATCGCTGTCGGTGTCTCCATTTTGAATGGTATACGTAAAAGCAGCGTTGCCACTAGCGTTGATGCTGTCAAAAAGTGCGGTGCGGTTGGTACCACCAATGTCTAGTTCTAGTTCGGGATTGGTGCCACTTACCGCTAAATCTTCATCGGCATCTAATAGAATATCGAGTTCTTCACCAATGGCTAAAATTCCGCTATCGGTTGTGGAGATGCTGCTATTGGTGATGGTGGGTGCTAGCGTACTGGTGTATGCCTGTTGCGTTGCTTCTGTCAGTGCCAACTGGGAAGTAACATTTCCCACCTGTACTTCCAAGTTCCAGTTGCCACCTTGCTCGGGATTGCCGGTTATATGCTGGTACTGGCGGCAATATTAGCTTGGGTGAAAGTGGCTAGTTTCTCTAAAAAGGAAGCATTGCGAGTTACTCCAGCTACTCGACAGCCGTACAGCAAGATATCGGCATCTTCCGCTAATGCCGACTGCCAACCTTGCAATTGCTTTTGGTAGCGAGGGAGGGTGTGGCGATTGAGAACGCTGTTGCCTAAATAAATGCAACCAGGGGAACCGTGAGCGATAATGTGAATCGCTTGTAGCTGGCTGTGATATTGTAGGATTTCGCTAATTTGTTCGATACCATTCTGCTTGGCATCCAGCAAGACGGCTTGGGTTCCGGGAACCAAACCTGCCATCAAGGTTTGATGGTCTTCTACGGCTGGGTCAATAAAATGGCTTGGTAACCAGCAGAAGATGAGTTTGATGGGGGAACATTGCTGCGAGTAGGGAAACTTTGGGACAATTTAAATTTGATAGGAGAGTATATCTTACTCATGGTGAAGTCTCCGCGAGGACATAACGGTAAGGGAATTGTTTTGGTGCAGGTAGATTGAAATTTCCCAGACTTTTTCCTGATGAGTATCACCCAATGAGAGAATTTTTAGTCTGTTTTTGGCAAACTAAAATTATTTTTTTGTTTTCTGCCTAATAGTAACTCGATCTATCAGTCTTCGTCAACCTTTGTATGAAATTTTTTGGCTTTAAAATTTGAATCGAAAGTAAGTTTTTATGGCAATACAAAACTTTTCAAAAACAACTTTTTCTTCCAAATATTTCTTCAAAAATGGTCTTTGTACGGCATCCATACGATGAAAATCCGAAAACGAAAACTATGGACCTTGACTTCTCTGGAAAGGAAGACGGTCAAAGAAACCAGGTTTCTGGTTGTAGATGGGATATCGTCTAACCAACTCTGGTCCCAAATATGACAATCATGAAAATGCAGTAACAATTTACAAACAAAATTTCCCGTGAAAACACGTAGAATTGATTCGCGATAAGCGATCGCATCTTTACCTCAAGATAACCTCTCTGTTTCATCTCTTGAATCTACCAAGTATTTTCTATCAAAAGGGTTTCCATCCGGATGGTTTTGAAAATCTTTTTTAGAAGAAAAGCTGTTGTACGTGGCTGCCAAGCGATCTAAAAAATCATCCTCTTTACGAACGAACCGTTTTTTCTACCCATTCCCGCTGGTGGGGTTCTAGCAAATCC
This portion of the Geitlerinema sp. PCC 9228 genome encodes:
- a CDS encoding DUF4347 domain-containing protein — translated: MVPKFPYSQQCSPIKLIFCWLPSHFIDPAVEDHQTLMAGLVPGTQAVLLDAKQNGIEQISEILQYHSQLQAIHIIAHGSPGCIYLGNSVLNRHTLPRYQKQLQGWQSALAEDADILLYGCRVAGVTRNASFLEKLATFTQANIAASTSI
- a CDS encoding calcium-binding protein; this encodes MEVQVGNVTSQLALTEATQQAYTSTLAPTITNSSISTTDSGILAIGEELDILLDADEDLAVSGTNPELELDIGGTNRTALFDSINASGNAAFTYTIQNGDTDSDGIQVSGITVNGLQGASSGSPLNISGFTFPETLGVDADGTPPTINSVSTTATGPLNAGDTINIKVDADEDLSEGSGTPTLELAIGGITRTANFTSIDGNSDAIFTYTVKNGDEGNINVAAVNPGTDGLEGDNGNDLDTSSFSGSSLGVTASTPPVITNITTSSSGPLVDGNTLEITVDANEDISGTNGELSIDIGGTTETITSNTITAGNAVFEYTVQAADNDSDGVEVSGITVNDLQDADSNPLDASSFVFPENLGVNIDAAAPEIINITSDSAGSTLSTDETLTITVDANEELIGGGTGSTLTLNINTTPSTPSTADFSNIDANGNAVFTYDIKDGDNDSDGIEVDSISVGSLTDAAGNPLQATFAGFPQNISVDADTDPPEISNITSDDAGSTLAVGDTLTITVDADEELNKGSGNPDLELNFSGSGTTGNAIFDSINASGDAVFTYDIKDGDNDSDGIEVTSVTASGLEDAAGNELDPSTFTLPQNISVNADTEAPTISNIISTPNSGTLEVGDTLSINVDASEVLSEGSGTPQLTLDVGGTDRTANFDSIVSSNSALFTYTIQSGDNDSNGIAVKSVTAGGLQDDVGNELDPSTFTFPANLGVNADTAPVISDITATNTDSILGSGDTLTIEVDANEDLTKGSGTPKMTLDIGGNTRTASFDSLNSGNAVFTYTLDTGDNDSDGIEVTSVTPGTNGLADAGGNDLDVTTFGFPVNLGINSNTIAPTITDVISSPSTGAFGVGSTLTITVDASKELIQGTGTPEVTLDIGGTTRTATFDSIASGNAKFTYDIQAGDNDSDGIEVTAVTPGTDGLEDAAGNDLDSSGFTGKNLGINADTVAPTIAAVTASPNSGTLAVGDTLAITADADEDLIVGSGSASLELTVGGTTRTANFREINAGNAVFEYTIQSGDNDDNGIEVAGINPGADGLQDVAGNILDSTSFTGENLGVNAETDTATSEPTTPTNEPPSIDHISLERKVPANGQIPVGLEIFAEVFSDPEGASLSAVRINDLPDNGTLLLDGESVSSGQIIAASELDTLVLEPDEGFTGTIRFRWNASDGERFSLFNKSLEIDVQQTDDAGGGNTGGGGGTDGGFDGGTGGGTGGSGEIVGSNGNDVLDGTPNNDILIALAGDDKVAGFSGNDRMEGDAGNDTLNGDRGEDSLNGGDGADELFGGPGNDLFQGGNGNDVLNGDVGDDAMAGGGNNDLIISGPGNDIVSGNDGNDTIFGGQGADVLNGDNDDDTIFGGQQADVVAGGAGNDFLSGDFGEDVLSGGEGQDRFLLRTVTGPDIITDFEDGVDSLMLPTGTFPLQPNGLTFADLNIIQAPGGTVVLFEGNAIAGLTGIDATTVTEEDFEEVSSL